In Papaver somniferum cultivar HN1 unplaced genomic scaffold, ASM357369v1 unplaced-scaffold_135, whole genome shotgun sequence, one DNA window encodes the following:
- the LOC113334081 gene encoding BTB/POZ domain-containing protein At2g24240-like, protein MREKEVKIPGHLRTLFEILYTIYIYIYIYLYVCVCPALKTKPQLELNMTAEKVRFNVRGKILETTASTLAAARRDSMFGAMFDDEWKLQPRGSDELVKPEEKEYFIDRDPDCFSVLLNLLGTGKLHVPCHIPEKLLYMEAHYYGLLDHVRTAKWGEFDSNRLRLTGSVSGQAPRNCSAIRASPDGGCAVAHGGVVRVYDWMLEEHPPLNLEYQSVNDIGWMDSDNIVMAVSQNLDRTGVGGMGVFSALTGELRQRFQLSDGEDQVKGFSAGALCFNTDSNKVLASCRDITSNQGIGVWDQETGKQTDFFDFGLGSDEEIQWFNGRNCLLVNSCIKYKRRINLLDFRDKKSVVWSWPDDTKTCHSHTHIHDAIPMEEGNSICVVDQSRNLGFLDLRDTAKSVRWNLYRGKDTAQSNYTKLTLHGGQIFCSVGDKISVYYYDGLDQWVLTSNLEGSHGGSVRDFSIGGDRLFALHTEKNVFDVWETPSAPII, encoded by the exons ATgcgagagaaagaagtgaa AATTCCTGGTCATCTAAGAACTCTATTTGAGATTttgtatactatatatatatatatatatatatatttgtatgtGTGTGTGTGCCCGGCACTGAAAACAAAACCCCAACTGGAATTAAACATGACGGCCGAGAAGGTGAGATTTAACGTTCGAGGCAAAATCCTTGAAACAACCGCATCAACTCTAGCAGCTGCACGCCGAGATTCAATGTTTGGAGCTATGTTCGATGATGAATGGAAGCTTCAACCAAGAGGATCAGATGAATTAGTTAAACCAGAAGAAAAAGAATACTTCATTGATCGTGACCCAGATTGCTTTTCTGTGCTTCTTAATCTCTTAGGGACTGGTAAGCTTCATGTGCCTTGTCACATACCTGAAAAATTACTCTATATGGAGGCTCATTATTACGGCCTTCTTGATCATGTTAGAACTGCAAAGTGGGGTGAGTTTGATAGTAACAGGTTAAGATTAACGGGTAGCGTTAGTGGTCAGGCTCCTCGTAACTGCAGTGCGATCAGAGCAAGTCCTGATGGAGGTTGTGCTGTTGCTCATGGTGGCGTTGTTCGTGTATATGACTGGATGCTCGAAGAACATCCACCGCTAAATCTTGAATATCAAAGTGTTAATGATATTGGGTGGATGGATTCAGATAATATAGTGATGGCTGTTAGCCAAAACTTGGACAGGACGGGAGTCGGAGGAATGGGCGTTTTCAGTGCTTTGACAGGGGAACTGAGGCAAAGGTTTCAGTTGAGCGATGGAGAAGATCAGGTCAAAGGCTTCTCTGCTGGAGCTTTATGTTTTAACACTGATAGTAACAAAGTACTTGCTAGTTGTAGAGATATTACAAGTAATCAAGGAATCGGGGTGTGGGATCAAGAAACTGGAAAACAAACTGATTTTTTTGATTTCGGTCTCGGCAGTGATGAAGAGATTCAATGGTTTAATGGACGTAATTGTTTACTTGTCAACAGTTGCATCAAATATAAACGTCGTATCAATCTTTTAGATTTTAGAGACAAAAAAAGTGTGGTTTGGTCCTGGCCTGATGATACTAAAACTTGTCATTCTCATACTCATATTCATGATGCAATTCCGATGGAAGAAGGTAATAGCATTTGTGTGGTTGATCAGAGTAGAAATTTGGGatttttagatttgagagatacCGCAAAAAGCGTCAGATGGAATTTGTATCGTGGGAAAGACACCGCCCAAAGTAATTATACCAAGTTAACACTGCATGGAggacagattttttgttccgtggGTGATAAGATATCTGTATATTATTATGATGGTCTTGATCAGTGGGTTTTAACATCTAATCTTGAAGGAAGTCACGGTGGTTCAGTTAGGGACTTCTCAATAGGTGGTGATCGCCTTTTTGCTCTTCATACTGAGAAGAATGTGTTCGACGTGTGGGAGACTCCATCTGCCCCAATTATATGA